The Kluyveromyces lactis strain NRRL Y-1140 chromosome D complete sequence genome has a window encoding:
- a CDS encoding TTC39/IML2 family protein (similar to uniprot|P36114 Saccharomyces cerevisiae YKR018C Hypothetical ORF), translating to MFRVFNALTGAGSPKATELSGEERTKFILQQAHDFEIALQAMDYVLDDNAEVGLKLLADNQATSPGDATVGALAKGVIEFLEATLGFEPEVMKKASTTLAEAEQLSLKSRAKLQKLNIKTSSLYPPGTEYAVTYTESCLLHALLMLFSESMVEGAKALFKLRKAYHMLQDILKEINASEKRKRSSIYLQEINESTASFISSGTCFTSYDIPYKLTPEEEQDKELLDLANKVYSLRRKRLCGAHIGNSPAINRLRDDVGAASLKKGSDEETQEFQLLSDNANINQATMDEFIHSGVNLCFGILQVVLSLIPPAIGAVLSVVGFHGSREEGLRLVWKSTKDRNIHGGIGLLGLLFYYDGPFQFTDIDFDIPAARDDNLPVTEMDRPTLLHPGKILTSALLQARALFPNSALWLLQEARMLSKQGRLKEAVDLLDSIDHNTIEMKQVKALIVFEKATTLVYMHEFERGAETMLIMLSISEWSHALYTYFAGCCYLEMFRKYEMGILNGENAAEKKAYYKERATNLVFESANMVGKKKFMSKILPLDRFLLRKVDQFKKFQNIIKSSDPLDSIGVSPVHELIYFYNGYNRMTMKELNLSLKSLTEYRNPTIDLQNPDQELIKDLLTSLVLRRTGKIEEGCKILDTQVLPQLFTIQNDKVKYIKKTEDPWVYPTAFYERALFSWKLKGMNGLHEAHEWLIRAQNYQDDYELSTRIGMKIKAAKDRVEESI from the coding sequence ATGTTTCGTGTTTTCAATGCTTTAACAGGTGCTGGTTCGCCTAAGGCCACGGAGCTTTCTGGCGAGGAACGAACCAAGTTTATCCTACAGCAGGCGCATGATTTTGAGATAGCGTTGCAAGCTATGGATTATGTCCTTGATGACAACGCGGAGGTGGGATTGAAGTTGCTAGCTGATAATCAGGCTACCAGTCCTGGTGATGCAACGGTTGGAGCGCTTGCGAAAGGTGTTATTGAGTTCCTTGAAGCCACTTTAGGATTCGAACCAGAGGTAATGAAAAAGGCCTCCACGACCCTGGCAGAAGCTGAGCAActttcattgaaaagtaGGGCCAAGCTGCAAAAACTTAATATCAAGACGAGCTCTTTATACCCACCGGGTACAGAATATGCAGTTACATATACCGAGTCATGTTTGCTCCACGCGTTGTTAATGCTATTCAGTGAATCAATGGTGGAAGGAGCTAAGGCTTTGTTCAAGCTAAGAAAGGCGTACCACATGCTTCAAGATATACTTAAAGAGATTAATGCATCcgaaaagagaaaaagaagtagCATTTACCTTCAAGAGATCAATGAATCAACTGCCAGTTTTATTTCTTCCGGCACTTGTTTCACATCGTATGATATCCCATATAAGCTCACTCCCGAGGAAGAGCAAGACAAAGAACTCCTAGATCTCGCCAACAAGGTATATTCCCTGAGAAGAAAACGGCTATGTGGGGCCCATATCGGTAACTCACCTGCTATTAATAGGCTTAGAGATGATGTCGGAGCCGCCTCATTAAAAAAGGGTAGCGATGAAGAAACGCAAGAGTTCCAACTGCTCAGCGATAACGCTAACATAAACCAGGCGACAATGGATGAATTTATCCACTCTGGTGTGAATTTATGTTTTGGTATCCTCCAAGTCGTGCTTTCATTGATTCCCCCAGCAATAGGTGCCGTTCTTTCTGTTGTTGGATTTCATGGCTCCAGAGAGGAAGGTTTAAGACTTGTTTGGAAATCTACCAAGGATAGGAACATTCACGGGGGTATTGGGTTGCTTGGATTGCTTTTCTACTATGATGGCCCCTTCCAGTTCACTgatattgattttgatatccCAGCGGCAAGGGATGATAACTTGCCTGTCACCGAGATGGACCGTCCAACTTTGTTACATCCTGGAAAAATCTTGACAAGTGCCTTATTGCAAGCAAGAGCTTTATTCCCTAATAGTGCCTTATGGCTACTACAGGAAGCTCGTATGCTATCCAAACAAGGCCGTTTAAAGGAAGCTGTGGATTTATTGGATTCCATTGATCATAATACtattgaaatgaaacaaGTTAAAGCCTTAATCGTTTTCGAGAAGGCCACTACTTTGGTATACATGCATGAGTTTGAAAGAGGAGCTGAAACTATGCTGATCATGCTGAGTATTAGTGAGTGGTCTCATGCGCTGTACACATATTTTGCCGGGTGTTGTTATCTTGAAATGTTCAGAAAATACGAAATGGGCATCTTGAACGGAGAAAATGCggctgaaaagaaggcATATTACAAGGAAAGAGCAACTAACCTAGTATTTGAATCAGCGAACATGGTTGGtaaaaagaagtttatgTCCAAGATTCTGCCACTAGACAGATTTTTATTGAGGAAAGTTGATCAGTTCAAGAAGTTTCAAAACATTATCAAGTCATCAGATCCCCTCGATAGCATTGGTGTATCACCTGTACATGAACTAATCTATTTCTACAATGGATACAACAGAATGACtatgaaagaattgaacttGTCATTAAAATCTTTGACAGAGTACCGCAACCCCACTATCGATCTTCAGAATCCTGATCAAGAACTCATCAAGGATCTACTCACTTCTTTAGTACTAAGACGAACAGGTaagattgaagaaggatGTAAGATTTTAGATACTCAGGTTCTCCCACAATTGTTCACCATACAAAACGATAAAGTAAAGTATATCAAAAAGACAGAGGATCCATGGGTATACCCGACCGCGTTTTACGAAAGAGCATTATTCAGTTGGAAATTAAAAGGTATGAACGGTCTGCATGAGGCCCACGAATGGTTGATTCGCGCTCAGAATTACCAGGATGATTACGAGTTAAGCACTAGAATTGGGATGAAGATTAAAGCAGCCAAGGACAGGGTTGAAGAGTctatttga
- the HEL1 gene encoding E3 ubiquitin-protein ligase HEL1 (similar to uniprot|P36113 Saccharomyces cerevisiae YKR017C Hypothetical ORF) has product MTSLDDYNFELSEDDEYYQFVEDSDYESDYSSGKVLKVDESFQGSDDLRLRYKSLSTNELYDDVMERVEFVRTITQLSTDSMIILLRLYGWNEEKLLEDYTENPSEILEKGGLIVPEHCKKRDLTDKPHYTCLICCDSYSKVPVFRMECGHEACINCYRTYLTSTLKKPKAPTCMSCHLSITSSDIDRIFGNKEFSKKHICLSFETFINKHSKNYKWCPYTGCGNIIYSNNESTLNEMLKRHKIPEVECSNKHAFCFYCSTEVHTPSDCKIAQYWIQKVRDESTNLNWILNNTKPCPFCGTSIEKNGGCNHMTCQSCHSEFCWICDGKWAIHTDNYVCKFQNEKKDNTINKSITKRFTDGYKMFIVHENSSDLDLKLAGTIESKIFTLQKELGISWIEGQFLSESIKILLHGRSVLKWSYAIGVFCDPSHNLTHILEQNQTMLSNAVESLSLKIQIKDPKVLIKSKAEFHDASSLVNGRVVALEKCCQELLIKGICKLEAI; this is encoded by the coding sequence ATGACAAGTTTGGATGACTACAATTTTGAGTTAAGTGAAGACGATGAGTACTATCAGTTTGTCGAAGACAGTGATTATGAGTCTGATTATTCATCCGGAAAAGTCCTAAAAGTGGATGAGAGCTTCCAGGGAAGTGACGATCTGCGCCTTAGATACAAGTCGCTATCCACCAATGAATTATATGATGATGTTATGGAACGTGTTGAATTTGTGCGTACTATTACTCAGCTTTCTACCGATAGTATGATCATTTTATTACGGTTATATGGATGGAACGAGGAAAAGCTATTAGAGGATTATACAGAGAACCCAAGTGAGATTCTTGAGAAAGGTGGGCTTATAGTGCCGGAGCACTGTAAGAAGAGAGATTTGACAGATAAACCTCATTATACATGCCTCATCTGTTGCGACAGCTACAGCAAAGTACCGGTTTTTAGGATGGAGTGTGGGCATGAGGCGTGTATCAATTGCTATAGAACATATTTGACTTCCACTTTGAAGAAGCCTAAGGCACCAACCTGTATGAGTTGCCATTTATCTATTACTTCTAGTGATATTGACCGAATATTCGGAAATAAAGAGTTCAGCAAGAAGCATATTTGTCTATCCTTTGAGACGTTTATTAATAAGCATTCCAAAAACTACAAATGGTGTCCCTATACAGGTTGCGGTAACATCATATATTCTAACAACGAGTCTACATTGAACGAAATGTTGAAGCGACATAAGATACCCGAAGTTGAATGTAGCAATAAACACGCGTTTTGTTTTTACTGTTCCACAGAAGTACACACTCCGAGCGATTGTAAAATTGCACAATATTGGATTCAAAAGGTTAGAGATGAATCAACGAATTTAAATTGGATATTAAACAACACCAAGCCATGCCCGTTCTGCGGTACTAGTATAGAGAAAAACGGAGGTTGCAACCATATGACATGTCAGAGCTGCCATTCCGAGTTTTGTTGGATTTGCGATGGGAAGTGGGCCATACATACCGACAACTATGTGTGTAAATtccaaaatgaaaagaaagataacACAATTAATAAGTCAATAACAAAACGGTTCACAGATGGTTATAAAATGTTTATTGTACATGAAAATTCGTCAGATTTGGACCTTAAATTGGCCGGTACTATAGAGTCCAAAATATTCACacttcaaaaagaattgggAATATCGTGGATCGAAGGACAGTTCTTATCCGAATCAATTAAAATATTGTTACATGGTCGTTCGGTATTGAAATGGTCGTATGCAATCGGAGTTTTTTGTGATCCATCTCACAATCTCACGCATATCTTGGAACAAAACCAAACAATGCTATCTAATGCAGTTGAGtcactttctttgaaaattcaAATTAAAGACCCCAAAGTATTGATCAAGAGTAAAGCCGAATTCCATGATGCATCCAGCCTAGTTAATGGTAGGGTGGTTGCCTTGGAGAAGTGTTGTCAAGAGCTTTTGATAAAGGGAATATGCAAACTTGAAGCTATTTAA
- the ARP4 gene encoding Arp4p (similar to uniprot|P80428 Saccharomyces cerevisiae YJL081C ARP4 Nuclear actin-related protein involved in chromatin remodeling component of chromatin-remodeling enzyme complexes), whose translation MSNPALQVYGGDEINAIVIDPGSFVTNIGYSGTDCPQSIMPSSYGNVETDGDTKRIFNEQPLLFPRAGMEIKPIVENSTIVDWDRAQEQWEYALNTDLKFESNKGTPVLLTEPIWNSEASRKKSLEILLESMEFEACYLAANSSAVSFAMGRPTCLVVDIGHDVSTVSPVIDGMTLSKSSTRNYVAGKYLNHLIAKNLKPREIVPIFQVLKKKPDFVKRTLSFDVNESVINFANERQFFQEFKETLLHIAPKSLSSFKDELATQTKRSLEAPWGEELIFDADTRYSFAEQLFRPVKEDFPEGWPASTDGIVKTWHNDYVPLKRTKPGTSTNTKEKENTAESTPVPASTEQEAVDSPSQEPNENGKRPVENKEDSSNNEQNSNEIKNEDANSNESSAKATVPSNGIQAKGEDEVAGIVDLINKSMMEADVDLRATLAHNVVLTGGTSKIPGLSDRIMHELNKSLPALKFRMLSSGHLRERQYQGWLGGSILASLGTFHQLWVGREEYEEVGPERLLKDRFR comes from the coding sequence atGTCAAACCCTGCGTTACAAGTATACGGTGGAGATGAAATAAATGCTATTGTGATAGATCCAGGTTCTTTTGTGACAAACATTGGCTATTCGGGGACAGACTGTCCCCAATCGATAATGCCTTCGAGCTACGGGAATGTAGAAACAGATGGTGATACTAAGCGCATTTTCAATGAGCAGCCCCTTTTGTTTCCTCGCGCTGGGATGGAAATTAAACCTATAGTGGAAAATAGTACCATTGTGGATTGGGACAGAGCTCAAGAGCAATGGGAATACGCGTTAAATACTGATCTAAAATTCGAATCGAATAAAGGAACTCCAGTTCTGCTTACAGAGCCCATCTGGAATTCGGAAGCTAGTAGGAAGAAATCGTTGGAAATATTACTCGAATCAATGGAATTCGAAGCATGTTATTTGGCTGCCAACTCATCGGCTGTTTCTTTTGCCATGGGAAGACCTACTTGTCTTGTGGTTGATATAGGACATGATGTCTCTACAGTCTCTCCAGTTATTGATGGGATGACTCTTTCGAAATCTTCTACTAGGAATTATGTTGCAGGGAAATACTTGAACCATTTGATTgccaagaatttgaaaccaaGAGAAATAGTGCCTATCTTCcaagttttgaagaagaaaccagaCTTTGTAAAAAGAACATTATCCTTTGACGTTAATGAATCCGTTATCAATTTTGCCAATGAAAGacaattcttccaagagTTCAAAGAGACTTTGTTGCATATTGCTCCAAAGTCTTTAAGttccttcaaagatgaACTGGCAACACAGACAAAAAGATCACTAGAAGCACCGTGGGGTGAAGAGTTGATATTCGATGCAGATACTAGATACTCGTTCGCAGAACAACTATTTCGTCCAGTGAAAGAAGACTTCCCGGAAGGATGGCCTGCTTCCACTGACGGTATCGTAAAAACATGGCACAACGATTACGTTCCATTGAAGAGAACCAAGCCAGGTACAAGTACAAATActaaagaaaaggaaaatacTGCCGAATCCACCCCTGTACCAGCATCTACGGAACAAGAAGCGGTGGACTCGCCTTCACAGGAACctaatgaaaatggtaaaagACCAGTGGAAAATAAAGAGGATTCCTCCAACAACGAACAAAATAGTAACgaaattaaaaatgaagatgcGAATTCCAATGAATCATCTGCAAAAGCTACAGTACCTTCTAATGGGATTCAAGCCAAGGGCGAAGATGAAGTAGCCGGAATTGTAGATTTGATCAATAAATCAATGATGGAAGCTGATGTTGATCTAAGAGCTACTTTAGCACATAATGTTGTACTTACTGGTGGTACCTCAAAGATTCCTGGTCTTTCAGATAGAATCATGCACGAATTAAATAAATCATTACCTGCATTGAAATTCCGGATGCTATCCTCCGGACATCTGAGGGAAAGACAGTACCAAGGGTGGTTAGGTGGAAGTATCCTCGCAAGCTTAGGAACTTTCCATCAGCTTTGGGTAGGTAGAGAGGAATACGAAGAAGTAGGACCCGAAAGATTACTTAAAGATAGGTTCAGGTAA
- the MIC60 gene encoding Mic60p (similar to uniprot|P36112 Saccharomyces cerevisiae YKR016W FMP13 The authentic non-tagged protein was localized to the mitochondria), producing the protein MFRASKALGQRFASTNVPVKTARPFRNFLWKLGAATTVFYVGGVALSTYNYQFAELFTDNVPLAEELVQLVESYNDGTLNAPQLSLDEIRKKFGSITRKVQSVPHLGSTSSTVTESQSIASGSGSTAAAATTGTDSNSVVLSSVPPVGSVLLRLPHLKLDDDSNSFNNKSFVESFNKQVDSLNEKEFILPENAVESFLESYHGLSSQLNELNRDLADQLNSQLGQLSAELKQSVESDKVKEIESNKLQLMQQFEKDLSNLKVEFEQKFDSQLQSSLKANEQAMLAKHKNELAMLSIKQVQEFNKIISNKIENERNGRLKNLDELNGSVKTVSDSLAALEETLLRSECVNQLTNLVSSIKFKLNLDNTPSLDISKDLQKLTTLVNILPGKPNKCDAKEPQLIDVVVNELNSLTSAKENKQILSNEQLLNRWGLLQDKIREASLLPPNAGFLGHVSAKFFSLFLFNKSGISNENDIDSVISRVTENIKLNRLDKAVEDVVQLQGWSRLEADDWLQAARSKLELETLVDVVDHEIKTL; encoded by the coding sequence ATGTTCCGTGCAAGCAAAGCTCTTGGTCAGAGGTTTGCCTCTACCAACGTTCCAGTTAAAACGGCCCGTCCCTTCAGAAACTTTCTATGGAAATTAGGTGCTGCTACTACTGTCTTCTACGTCGGCGGGGTGGCCTTGTCCACTTATAACTATCAATTCGCTGAATTGTTCACCGATAATGTTCCATTGGCTGAAgaattggttcaattgGTTGAATCGTATAACGATGGAACTTTGAACGCTCCTCAATTGTCTCTGGATGAGATTAGAAAGAAGTTCGGATCGATCACAAGGAAAGTACAAAGTGTTCCTCATCTGGGATCCACCTCTTCCACTGTCACTGAATCTCAATCGATTGCCTCCGGGTCCGGTTCTACTGCGGCAGCAGCAACCACAGGCACGGATTCTAATTCCGTGGTATTATCCTCTGTTCCACCTGTTGGCTCCGTGTTGTTGAGATTACCTCATTTGAAACTCGACGATGATTCAAACTCCTTTAACAACAAGTCCTTTGTCGAGTCTTTCAACAAGCAAGTTGATTCACTCAACGAAAAAGAGTTTATACTTCCAGAAAATGCAGTAGAATCATTCCTAGAATCGTACCATGGCTTATCCAGTCAATTGAACGAATTGAATAGAGACTTGGCTGATCAATTGAACTCTCAATTAGGTCAACTTTCTGCggaattgaaacaatcAGTTGAATCTGATAaagtgaaagaaattgaatcaaataaGTTGCAATTGATGcaacaatttgaaaaggattTATCCAACTTGAAAGTAGAATTCGAACAGAAATTTGATTCTCAATTGCAATCCTCTTTGAAGGCGAACGAACAGGCGATGCTTGCTAAGCATAAGAACGAATTAGCCATGCTATCCATTAAACAAGTGCAAGAATTTAACAAGATTATTTCCAATAAgattgaaaatgaaagaaacgGGAGGTTAAAGAATTTGGATGAATTAAACGGCTCTGTGAAAACTGTTTCTGATTCCTTAGCCGCTTTGGAAGAAACTTTACTCAGATCCGAATGTGTTAACCAGTTGACCAACTTGGTCTCATCTATCAAATTCAAGTTGAATTTGGATAACACTCCATCCCTTGACATTTCCAAAgatcttcaaaagttgacCACCTTAGTCAATATCTTGCCTGGTAAGCCAAACAAATGTGACGCCAAGGAACCTCAGTTGATTGATGTTGTCGTTAACGAATTGAACTCTTTGACCTCtgccaaagaaaacaagCAAATTCTATCTAACGAACAACTTCTAAACAGATGGGGCTTGCTCCAAGACAAAATCAGAGAAGCGTCACTATTACCCCCAAACGCAGGTTTCCTAGGCCACGTCTCGGCTAAGTTCTTCTCATTGTTCCTATTTAATAAATCAGGCATTTCTAACGAAAATGATATCGACTCCGTCATCTCTCGGGTCACAGAAAACATCAAACTCAACAGACTTGACAAGGCAGTCGAAGATGTCGTGCAACTACAAGGCTGGTCTAGACTAGAAGCTGACGATTGGCTACAAGCAGCTCGTTCCAAACTGGAACTTGAAACTTTggttgatgttgttgatcaCGAAATTAAAACTCTATGA
- a CDS encoding uncharacterized protein (no similarity) has protein sequence MTVIAHLKNIPHYPGNPRNITPVKFRPTGTQFLNQYKKPSAAEHPANPIANVIFFLPTSPIIHSPLVYFFSACLFQVYGSDKRGAGYSQWKSQSLGIKTKRRKRKRTDADFNTTKTSVSDCGNSQNGVVLRSAIHFISTKRKRRNFPSNFPSYFLWGPLKL, from the coding sequence ATGACCGTTATTGCCCACTTAAAAAATATCCCGCATTATCCGGGCAACCCAAGGAATATTACACCAGTCAAATTCCGTCCAACCGGAACTCAATTCCTAAACCAGTATAAAAAACCTTCAGCAGCAGAACATCCAGCAAACCCGATCGCAAATGTGATCTTTTTCCTCCCTACTTCTCCAATTATACATTCCCCACTAGTATACTTTTTTTCCGCTTGCCTATTTCAGGTGTACGGTTCCGACAAACGGGGCGCAGGATATTCCCAATGGAAAAGTCAATCTTTAGGAATCAAAACcaaacgaagaaaaagaaaaagaactgaTGCGGATTTTAACACCACGAAAACTTCTGTGTCGGACTGTGGCAATTCCCAAAATGGTGTTGTACTTCGTTCCGCCATTCACTTTATTTCTACGAAACGTAAGCGACGGAATTTTCCTTCGAATTTTCCTTCTTATTTCCTTTGGGGTCCTCTTAAACTTTAG
- a CDS encoding uncharacterized protein (conserved hypothetical protein) has protein sequence MNSYVNTCSGLELTADQCQRLLQLSRVDSSVYHSSFQKILHWFYHVQPDSSQSETLAIIVANILLHSCSIRTDANLNATLIKCVETSLFENPFDLPRWRIMFLLAHCKPTLAHDGQGSDLDDSDQKHHQIFNRMLAPQSFQTMVTSLTMDPKRISILTELGKYWYALCFNYGYLSANSRVYWSLFTELSGKPYNSVAGFQDCLIQFGSLYLLLHTHNLSVERTTVNRFLCIFEDKFNDWLLQASEELYCPLQEHRLPQILNILELLIGYSSPQLRQDIRTCFVSPHNSFHCPFVNSSFIKLIESPINNISNTTTSILNLLHLRHNRETHRLEPLPPVSRESSVCSSISHDYITYSGLPTPSANTTTAASTVNSNSSMTSIAEQDSEADNWPEEEQLLEAEKIGAAIQRLNELGFVKMSTE, from the coding sequence ATGAACTCATATGTGAATACATGTTCTGGTTTGGAACTTACAGCAGACCAATGCCAACGGTTGCTTCAGTTGTCTAGGGTAGATAGTTCGGTCTATCACTCTAGTTTCCAAAAGATTCTGCACTGGTTCTACCATGTGCAGCCGGATTCTTCTCAAAGTGAAACGTTAGCCATTATTGTGGCTAATATTTTGCTACATTCGTGTTCTATACGAACTGATGCAAATCTTAACGCAACTCTTATAAAATGTGTCGAGACCAGCCTCTTTGAAAATCCTTTCGATTTACCCAGATGGAGAATAATGTTCTTATTGGCACATTGTAAACCAACTTTGGCTCATGATGGCCAGGGTTCAGATCTAGATGACTCGGACCAGaaacatcatcaaatttttAACAGAATGTTGGCTCCACAGAGTTTCCAAACGATGGTCACTTCCTTGACTATGGATCCAAAACGCATTTCAATTCTTACAGAATTGGGTAAATACTGGTACGCTTTGTGTTTCAACTACGGGTATCTCTCTGCCAATTCTCGAGTATATTGGTCTCTCTTCACCGAACTTAGTGGAAAACCATACAACTCCGTGGCTGGATTTCAAGATTGTTTGATCCAATTTGGATCCCTTTACCTATTGCTACATACTCATAACCTGTCCGTCGAAAGAACCACTGTCAATAGATTCTTATGCATTTTCGAGGACAAGTTCAACGACTGGTTGCTACAAGCTTCAGAGGAATTGTATTGCCCCCTACAAGAACATAGATTACCTCAGATCCTCAACATCTTGGAGCTTTTGATAGGGTACTCTTCTCCTCAACTAAGGCAAGATATCAGAACCTGTTTTGTCTCGCCACATAACTCATTCCATTGCCCCTTCGTCAACTCCTCTTTCATTAAGTTGATCGAATCACCAATCAATAATATCTCGAACACTACTACTTCGATATTAAATCTTTTACATCTTAGACACAACAGGGAAACTCACAGATTGGAGCCTTTGCCTCCAGTTTCTCGTGAATCTTCAGTGTGTTCTTCCATATCGCATGATTACATCACCTACTCCGGACTACCCACGCCATCGGCAAACACCACCACTGCAGCATCAACTGTTAATTCCAACTCTTCAATGACTTCTATCGCTGAGCAGGATTCCGAGGCTGATAATTGGCCCGAGGAAGAACAACTCTTGGAAGCAGAGAAGATCGGGGCCGCTATCCAAAGGCTTAACGAGCTGGGCTTTGTTAAGATGTCTACTGAATGA
- the YPT52 gene encoding Rab family GTPase YPT52 (similar to uniprot|P36018 Saccharomyces cerevisiae YKR014C YPT52 rab5-like GTPase involved in vacuolar protein sorting and endocytosis probable purine nucleotide- binding protein) translates to MLQFKLVLLGDSSVGKSSIVHRFVKDSFDEYRESTIGAAFLSQTIKLSEEYDEQVLKFEIWDTAGQERYKSLAPMYYRNANAALVVYDVTEPDSLPKAKLWVDELKEKVNDDKLIICLVGNKLDLVSERESTSLVDEADAREFAQENNLLFHQVSAKTGENVIKVFQDIGERLYLQNKDKIQESKKPNNNNISLQRPSTNDSQSCCS, encoded by the coding sequence ATGCTTCAGTTCAAATTAGTATTGTTGGGAGATTCTTCTGTTGGAAAATCCAGTATTGTTCATAGATTCGTCAAAGACTCGTTTGATGAGTACAGGGAATCGACTATAGGTGCAGCTTTTCTTTCACAAACTATTAAATTATCTGAAGAGTATGATGAACAAGTTTTGAAGTTTGAAATTTGGGATACGGCCGGTCAGGAACGCTATAAATCTTTGGCACCTATGTACTATCGTAATGCAAATGCCGCTTTAGTTGTGTACGATGTCACTGAACCAGATTCTTTGCCTAAGGCCAAGCTTTGggttgatgaattgaaagaaaaggtaAATGACGATAAGTTGATCATCTGTCTTGTGGGGAATAAGTTGGATCTAGTATCTGAAAGGGAATCGACCTCTTTAGTCGATGAAGCGGACGCACGCGAGTTTGCACAAGAGAATAATTTGTTGTTCCACCAGGTCAGTGCTAAGACTGGAGAAAACGTAATCAAAGTCTTCCAAGATATTGGTGAAAGATTATATTTGCAGAACAAAGATAAGATACAGGAATCGAAGAAAcctaataataataatatatcaTTGCAAAGACCAAGTACAAATGATTCACAGTCTTGTTGCTCATGA